One region of Termitidicoccus mucosus genomic DNA includes:
- a CDS encoding sialidase family protein has protein sequence MDNQIKAENKMKNLRALASMALISGLMTVCRANTNDGDESRVRISWDNATYQEMTEVRVGNRDFVEKNLSYPRIKKLKDGTLLMSFNNHHVGWNVYVRRSEDNGETWGDAQMLREKHRATSTVGRDEKVFINSDFIQLQDGRILLAYQWRYRRGYGDIPNTNDNCGIEIMFSEDSGRTFSKPREIYRGRCWEPAMLQLPSGEIQMYITSSQEVVNKISNPRTVVIRSMDGGKTWQGKELCTWLDNETISRTFDERASYDGMPSGVWLDDNNGIAVPIEVWHGRHVMDQTPVVVKTPADVNWRIDHEKVAREGGPDYPWKKQINKDLWAYGPYSAKLGTGEVVVLCNGTYKGVEGIWTLIGDKKADNFRFATSPFKGYWGSIDDIGNNEVIATAMVKYAETGKERYKVLVIKGRLNYAKTIAKGDLTMAPINQFDKSRNDYWFLGKEIDSQVFVNFGYTDREFQFATYLFDKALSAFTPQNSDASAMLLNRTVENGRSQNYKITVNAAGQYTVYKEERYSWVLIGKGITNNIEVEGTVNNDEDQDLGFAAKVSVDWNLLGGKPTAKDQFRAHLIRYYKGGSKEKPLSTREDMAGENSDYPQEWLQVMLN, from the coding sequence ATGGATAATCAAATCAAAGCCGAAAATAAAATGAAAAATTTGCGGGCATTGGCATCAATGGCGCTGATAAGCGGCCTGATGACCGTCTGCCGTGCGAACACCAATGACGGGGACGAGAGTCGCGTCCGCATATCCTGGGACAATGCTACCTATCAGGAAATGACGGAAGTTCGTGTCGGCAACAGGGATTTCGTCGAGAAAAACCTCAGCTATCCGCGCATAAAAAAACTCAAGGACGGGACCTTGCTCATGTCATTTAACAATCACCATGTCGGATGGAACGTCTATGTGCGACGCAGCGAGGACAATGGGGAAACCTGGGGCGACGCGCAAATGTTAAGGGAAAAGCACCGGGCCACCTCCACGGTCGGGAGGGACGAGAAGGTGTTTATCAACTCGGATTTCATCCAGTTGCAGGACGGACGCATCCTGCTTGCCTACCAATGGCGTTACAGGCGGGGCTATGGTGATATTCCCAACACCAACGACAACTGCGGCATCGAAATCATGTTCAGCGAGGACTCGGGCCGCACCTTTTCCAAACCGAGGGAAATTTATCGCGGTCGCTGCTGGGAGCCGGCCATGCTGCAACTCCCGTCAGGCGAGATTCAGATGTATATCACATCGAGCCAGGAGGTGGTGAACAAGATATCAAATCCGCGCACGGTCGTCATTCGCTCCATGGATGGCGGAAAAACATGGCAGGGCAAGGAACTCTGCACCTGGTTGGACAATGAAACCATTTCGCGCACTTTCGACGAACGGGCCTCATACGACGGCATGCCCTCCGGCGTATGGCTTGATGACAACAACGGCATTGCCGTTCCAATCGAAGTCTGGCACGGTCGCCATGTCATGGATCAGACTCCGGTCGTGGTGAAGACTCCGGCCGATGTCAACTGGCGCATTGATCATGAGAAAGTGGCCAGGGAAGGCGGGCCGGATTACCCCTGGAAAAAGCAAATCAACAAGGACCTTTGGGCTTACGGGCCATACTCCGCAAAACTCGGAACAGGTGAAGTGGTGGTGCTGTGCAATGGCACGTATAAAGGAGTCGAGGGAATCTGGACGCTCATAGGCGATAAAAAAGCCGATAACTTCCGCTTTGCGACCTCCCCGTTCAAGGGTTACTGGGGCTCGATCGATGACATCGGCAACAATGAGGTTATCGCCACGGCGATGGTTAAGTATGCGGAAACCGGAAAGGAACGCTACAAGGTGCTTGTGATTAAAGGCCGTCTGAACTATGCCAAGACAATCGCCAAGGGTGACCTGACGATGGCTCCAATCAATCAATTCGACAAATCGCGCAATGACTACTGGTTCCTGGGCAAGGAGATTGATTCGCAGGTGTTCGTGAATTTCGGATATACAGACAGGGAGTTTCAGTTTGCCACCTATCTGTTTGACAAAGCCCTTTCGGCCTTTACGCCCCAAAATTCGGATGCGTCGGCAATGTTGCTCAACCGCACGGTCGAAAACGGCCGGTCACAAAATTATAAAATCACAGTCAATGCCGCTGGTCAGTATACTGTTTACAAGGAGGAGCGTTATTCGTGGGTGCTCATAGGCAAGGGAATCACCAATAATATTGAGGTTGAGGGGACGGTAAACAACGACGAGGACCAGGATTTGGGCTTTGCCGCCAAGGTCTCTGTTGACTGGAATCTGCTGGGAGGAAAACCCACGGCGAAAGACCAGTTCCGTGCCCATCTCATACGTTACTACAAAGGAGGCTCCAAGGAAAAACCGCTGTCAACCCGGGAAGACATGGCCGGTGAAAACAGCGATTATCCGCAGGAGTGGTTGCAGGTAATGTTAAACTAG
- a CDS encoding NAD+ synthase translates to MRIGIAQLNTTVGDLAGNRRKILAAYDTLVAQGAQLVVYPELVVTGYPPRDLLFKSAFVPDNEDSLAEIATHTGEVPALVGFVETNPSLQGRRFHNAAAFCHHGEVHVIARKCLLPTYDVFDEDRYFEAAAEPRVITHAGLRIGVTICEDIWKNPAIPTSRLYHIDPVSTLAAQDIDLAINLSASPWHHAKDHVREQLVTDAARALRCPLVYVNAVGGNDELIFDGQSLVAGPDGAVRERLAAFAEDVRVVEVGLSTASATVPPPLDLTRSHSTDAEKNTPADIHAALVLGLRDYAVKSGFKRAHVALSGGIDSAVVAVLAADALGAENVTGISLPSVFSSQHSRDDARRLAQNLGIAFETIAIADTVAACERALAPCFAGRPRDVAEENIQARVRGVIMMALSNKFGSLLLTTGNKSEIAVGYCTLYGDMCGGLAVISDLFKTQVYALARWMNRDRELIPWNTIEKPPSAELRPGQLDQDSLPPYDELDAILKGYVEEGVSRRELIARGHAAATVNDIARKVDLNEYKRKQAAPGLKITPLAFGVGRRIPIVQKYVN, encoded by the coding sequence ATGCGCATCGGCATCGCCCAACTCAACACCACCGTCGGCGACCTCGCGGGCAACCGCCGCAAAATCCTTGCTGCCTACGACACCCTCGTCGCCCAAGGCGCGCAACTCGTCGTCTATCCCGAGCTTGTCGTCACCGGCTACCCGCCCCGCGACCTTCTCTTCAAGAGCGCCTTTGTCCCCGACAACGAGGACTCGCTGGCCGAAATCGCCACGCACACCGGCGAGGTGCCCGCGCTCGTGGGCTTTGTCGAGACCAACCCTTCCCTCCAAGGCCGCCGCTTCCACAACGCCGCCGCCTTCTGCCATCATGGCGAGGTGCACGTCATCGCCCGCAAATGCCTCCTGCCCACCTATGACGTGTTCGACGAGGATCGCTATTTCGAGGCCGCCGCCGAACCGCGCGTCATCACGCACGCCGGCCTGCGCATCGGCGTGACGATTTGCGAGGATATTTGGAAAAACCCGGCCATCCCGACCAGCCGCCTCTACCACATCGATCCCGTCTCTACGCTCGCCGCGCAGGACATCGACCTCGCCATCAATCTTTCCGCCAGCCCCTGGCACCACGCCAAGGACCACGTGCGCGAGCAACTCGTCACCGACGCCGCCCGCGCCCTGCGCTGCCCGCTCGTCTATGTCAACGCCGTGGGCGGCAACGACGAACTCATCTTCGACGGCCAGTCCCTCGTGGCCGGGCCCGACGGCGCCGTCCGCGAACGCCTCGCGGCCTTCGCGGAGGACGTGCGTGTCGTGGAGGTCGGGCTGAGCACCGCCAGCGCCACCGTGCCTCCCCCGCTCGACTTGACCCGATCCCATTCGACCGATGCCGAAAAAAACACACCGGCCGACATCCACGCGGCGCTCGTCCTCGGCCTGCGCGACTATGCCGTGAAAAGCGGCTTCAAGCGCGCGCACGTCGCGCTCTCGGGCGGCATCGACTCCGCCGTTGTCGCCGTCCTCGCCGCCGACGCGCTGGGCGCGGAAAACGTCACCGGCATCTCGCTCCCGTCCGTATTCTCCTCGCAACACTCCCGTGACGACGCCCGCCGCCTCGCGCAAAACCTGGGCATCGCGTTCGAAACCATCGCTATCGCCGACACCGTCGCCGCCTGCGAGCGCGCCCTCGCGCCGTGCTTTGCCGGGCGCCCCCGCGACGTCGCCGAGGAAAACATCCAGGCCCGCGTGCGCGGCGTCATCATGATGGCGCTCTCCAACAAATTCGGCTCGCTCCTCCTCACCACCGGCAACAAAAGCGAGATCGCCGTGGGCTACTGCACCCTTTACGGCGACATGTGCGGCGGCCTCGCCGTCATCTCCGACCTCTTCAAGACCCAGGTCTACGCCCTCGCCCGCTGGATGAACCGCGACCGCGAGCTCATCCCGTGGAACACCATCGAGAAACCGCCCAGCGCCGAACTCCGCCCCGGCCAGCTCGACCAGGACAGCCTGCCGCCCTATGACGAACTCGACGCCATCCTGAAAGGTTATGTCGAGGAAGGCGTGAGCCGCCGCGAACTCATTGCCCGCGGCCACGCCGCCGCGACGGTGAACGACATCGCGCGCAAGGTGGACCTGAACGAATACAAACGCAAACAAGCCGCCCCCGGCCTGAAAATCACCCCGCTCGCCTTCGGCGTCGGCCGCCGCATTCCCATCGTCCAGAAATACGTGAACTGA
- a CDS encoding cation:proton antiporter, translated as MHDISLITTIAFGFAAALFFGLVAKKIGLSPIVGYLLAGIAAGPHTPGFVGNIQLAGQLAEIGVILLMFGVGLHFHLKDLLAVRNIAIPGALGQSTLATLAMVGVATLAGWSWTQGVVLGIAVSVASTVVLLRVLMDSRTLETASGHVAIGWLIVEDIITVLVLVVLPALAVNTSLDNVALDAAHGGTEAGKGVLWAAGIAILKLVALGAIVIVVGSRFVPWVLMRVARVRSRELFTLAVLVMSIAIATAAYAAFGASMALGAFMAGMLVGQSKFSHQAGSELLPLRDAFAVLFFVSVGMLFDFRSVMQTPLLLAGVLVVILMVKPLAAFLIVLLCRHTVHTGLVVAGGLAQIGEFSFILAEVARANGLIPTEAYSLLVAGAIISISLNPIVFNRLLALEPWIEKHASWVRWLGRRADEHGSAINAVTPHGDGAPADAIVVGHGPVGRAVTEVLGLFKVKPLIIEMNVDTVSELHNRGMRALYGDATRPEILKEACLEKARCLVITTPEPATRLAMIVAAREVNPGIHILTRARYVSEHAALREAGASVICCDELAGAAGLAEALLIDQGVPREQIEREIGRIRADWGQTVLSAVGDGSATK; from the coding sequence ATGCACGACATCTCGCTCATCACGACCATCGCCTTCGGGTTTGCCGCCGCCTTGTTTTTCGGGTTGGTGGCGAAAAAAATCGGGTTGTCGCCCATCGTCGGTTATCTGCTCGCGGGCATCGCGGCGGGACCGCATACACCGGGCTTTGTCGGCAACATCCAGCTCGCCGGCCAGCTCGCGGAGATCGGGGTCATTCTGCTGATGTTCGGCGTGGGGTTGCATTTCCACCTGAAGGACCTGCTGGCGGTGCGCAACATCGCCATCCCCGGCGCGCTTGGGCAAAGCACGCTGGCCACGCTTGCCATGGTCGGCGTGGCGACGCTCGCGGGCTGGTCATGGACGCAGGGCGTCGTGCTCGGCATCGCGGTGTCGGTGGCGAGCACGGTGGTGCTGCTGCGCGTGCTCATGGACAGCCGCACGCTCGAGACCGCCTCGGGGCACGTGGCGATCGGCTGGCTCATCGTCGAGGACATCATCACGGTGCTCGTGCTCGTGGTGCTGCCCGCGCTGGCCGTCAACACCAGCCTGGACAATGTCGCGCTCGACGCGGCGCACGGCGGCACGGAAGCGGGCAAGGGCGTGCTGTGGGCGGCGGGCATCGCCATCCTGAAGCTCGTCGCGCTCGGCGCGATTGTCATCGTGGTCGGCTCGCGTTTTGTGCCGTGGGTGTTGATGCGGGTGGCGCGCGTGCGCTCGCGGGAGTTGTTCACGCTGGCGGTGCTGGTCATGTCCATCGCCATCGCGACGGCCGCCTACGCGGCGTTTGGCGCGTCGATGGCGCTGGGCGCGTTCATGGCGGGCATGCTCGTGGGGCAGTCCAAGTTCAGCCACCAGGCGGGCTCGGAGTTGCTGCCGCTGCGCGATGCGTTTGCGGTGCTGTTTTTCGTGTCGGTCGGGATGCTCTTCGATTTTCGCTCGGTGATGCAGACGCCGCTGCTGCTCGCGGGGGTGCTGGTCGTCATCCTGATGGTGAAGCCGCTCGCGGCGTTTCTCATCGTGCTGCTTTGCCGGCACACCGTTCACACCGGGCTCGTGGTGGCGGGCGGGCTCGCGCAGATCGGCGAGTTTTCATTCATTCTCGCGGAGGTGGCGCGCGCCAACGGGCTCATCCCGACGGAGGCGTATTCGCTGCTCGTGGCGGGGGCGATCATTTCGATCAGCCTCAACCCGATCGTTTTCAACCGGCTGCTCGCGCTGGAGCCGTGGATTGAGAAACACGCCTCGTGGGTGCGCTGGCTCGGCCGCCGCGCCGACGAGCACGGCTCGGCCATCAACGCCGTCACGCCGCACGGCGACGGCGCGCCGGCCGACGCCATCGTGGTCGGGCACGGTCCGGTCGGTCGCGCGGTCACGGAGGTGCTGGGGTTGTTCAAGGTAAAACCGCTCATCATCGAAATGAACGTGGACACCGTTTCGGAACTGCACAACCGGGGCATGCGCGCGCTTTATGGTGACGCCACGCGCCCGGAGATCCTCAAGGAGGCCTGCCTGGAAAAGGCGCGCTGCCTCGTCATCACCACGCCCGAGCCGGCGACGCGGCTGGCGATGATCGTGGCCGCGCGCGAGGTGAATCCCGGCATACACATCCTCACGCGGGCGCGTTACGTGAGCGAACACGCGGCGCTGCGCGAGGCGGGGGCGAGTGTGATCTGCTGTGACGAGCTGGCCGGAGCCGCCGGCCTCGCGGAGGCGCTGCTTATCGACCAGGGCGTCCCGAGGGAGCAAATCGAACGCGAGATCGGACGCATCCGCGCCGACTGGGGCCAGACGGTTTTGTCGGCGGTCGGCGACGGTTCGGCGACAAAGTGA
- a CDS encoding tRNA dihydrouridine synthase — MSAPLPAPTIPGQPLTALAPMQDVTDLAFMRVAAHYGAPDYFVTEFFRVHSQSRPEKHILRAIDENTTGRPVFAQLIGEDIAHLARTIDELLRHPVAGIDLNLGCPAPKVYKKNVGGGLLREPDKISKILAAIRAAVPGLFTVKMRIGFEDTGHYDAILDLVNEHRIDLLAVHGRTVRELYRGEVHYDAIARAVARVRCPVMANGNITSAAKAARVLAETRAAGVMIGRHAIRNPWIFRQCREHFAGRPVTPVTFADVRDYIGHLFNATRQPGIPENAHVSRMKKFLNFTGQSVDPDGAFLRDMRRATTAAGLFAVCDRHLLAEPAREFALEPYPGVIARPNCEMPDSAAAASGIGGG; from the coding sequence ATGTCCGCGCCGCTTCCAGCACCGACCATTCCGGGCCAGCCGCTTACCGCGCTGGCCCCGATGCAGGACGTGACCGACCTTGCGTTCATGCGCGTGGCGGCGCACTACGGCGCCCCCGATTACTTCGTCACCGAGTTTTTCCGCGTCCATTCGCAATCGCGCCCCGAGAAACACATCCTGCGCGCCATCGACGAAAACACCACCGGGCGGCCCGTCTTCGCGCAACTCATCGGCGAGGACATCGCGCATCTCGCGCGCACCATCGACGAACTTCTGCGCCACCCCGTCGCCGGCATCGACCTGAACCTCGGCTGTCCGGCCCCGAAGGTTTACAAGAAAAATGTCGGCGGCGGCCTCCTGCGCGAGCCGGATAAAATCTCAAAAATCCTCGCCGCCATCCGGGCCGCCGTGCCGGGCCTGTTCACCGTGAAGATGCGTATTGGTTTTGAGGATACGGGGCACTACGACGCCATCCTCGACCTGGTGAACGAGCACCGCATCGACCTGCTCGCCGTGCACGGGCGCACCGTGCGCGAACTCTACCGCGGCGAGGTGCACTACGACGCCATCGCCCGGGCCGTCGCGCGGGTCCGCTGCCCCGTCATGGCCAACGGCAACATCACCTCCGCCGCCAAGGCCGCCCGCGTGCTCGCCGAAACCCGCGCCGCCGGCGTGATGATCGGCCGCCACGCCATCCGCAACCCGTGGATCTTCCGCCAGTGCCGCGAGCACTTCGCCGGACGTCCCGTCACGCCGGTCACGTTCGCCGATGTGCGCGACTACATCGGGCACCTCTTCAACGCCACGCGCCAGCCCGGCATCCCCGAAAACGCGCATGTGAGCCGCATGAAAAAATTCCTCAATTTCACCGGCCAGTCCGTGGATCCGGACGGCGCGTTTTTGCGCGACATGCGGCGCGCCACGACCGCCGCCGGGTTGTTCGCCGTGTGCGACCGCCATCTGCTGGCCGAGCCCGCGCGCGAGTTTGCCCTGGAACCCTACCCCGGCGTCATCGCCCGCCCGAATTGCGAGATGCCGGATTCCGCCGCGGCGGCGTCCGGCATTGGCGGCGGCTGA
- a CDS encoding RluA family pseudouridine synthase, producing the protein MSRLADNFWETLPLGRGVTLITRDPNGLAALSKPAGILSHPNEPRDQPRSLLNARYNADGEYYEWPAEPLARKLQVTSDKWQETHPAPPPAAPVPLATPTTTATSAPPASSLVTCDLPLETSAPAARLWLLNRLDSATSGVILVAASESLAREIRAMFQRRHIHKTYAALVFGAPSEDRQRWTDRLAIEKRRGQIRANASAGHIPAEAHMTLLRSNRRAVRSLSLIQLEPKTGRSHQLRVQCARRHLPIVGDATYGDFRANRDFAKRTGEKRLFLHSLETRFDYEHAGRVFTFAARAGLPEAFEEALRP; encoded by the coding sequence GTGAGCCGCCTCGCGGACAATTTCTGGGAAACGCTTCCACTCGGTCGCGGCGTGACGCTCATCACCCGCGATCCCAATGGCCTTGCCGCGCTTTCCAAGCCCGCCGGCATCCTCTCGCATCCCAACGAGCCGCGCGACCAGCCGCGCTCGTTGCTCAACGCCCGCTACAACGCCGACGGTGAATACTACGAGTGGCCAGCCGAGCCGCTGGCGCGGAAGTTGCAAGTAACAAGTGACAAGTGGCAGGAGACGCATCCAGCGCCGCCACCGGCAGCACCAGTGCCGCTGGCAACACCGACGACGACGGCAACATCAGCGCCGCCGGCATCCTCTCTTGTTACTTGTGACTTGCCACTTGAAACTTCCGCGCCAGCGGCTCGGCTCTGGCTCCTCAACCGCCTCGATTCCGCCACTTCCGGCGTGATTCTTGTCGCGGCCAGCGAATCGCTTGCGCGTGAAATCCGCGCTATGTTCCAGCGGCGTCACATCCACAAAACCTACGCCGCGCTCGTATTCGGCGCGCCGTCCGAAGACCGCCAGCGCTGGACGGACCGGCTCGCCATCGAAAAACGCCGCGGACAGATCCGTGCCAACGCCTCCGCCGGTCACATCCCGGCCGAGGCGCACATGACGCTTCTGCGTTCCAACCGCCGCGCCGTCCGCTCGCTTTCGCTCATCCAGCTCGAGCCGAAGACGGGCCGCAGCCACCAGCTTCGCGTGCAGTGTGCCCGCCGGCATCTGCCCATCGTCGGCGACGCCACCTATGGCGATTTCCGGGCCAACCGTGATTTTGCGAAACGCACGGGGGAGAAACGCCTCTTCCTGCATTCGCTCGAAACCCGTTTCGATTACGAGCATGCCGGACGGGTTTTCACCTTTGCCGCCCGCGCCGGGTTGCCGGAGGCGTTTGAAGAGGCGCTGCGCCCGTGA
- the ispG gene encoding (E)-4-hydroxy-3-methylbut-2-enyl-diphosphate synthase — translation MSYCVSRFQSIRRRTIEVNAGGVGIGGGNPVRVQSMTTTDTQDIAATVRQCIALAEVGCEIIRITAPNTPAARCLRDIRREFDAAGFARIPLVADIHFLPAAAMEAVEHVEKVRVNPGNYADKKKFAHKDYTDADYDLELQRLHEAFTPLVLRAKALGRSLRIGTNHGSLSDRIMNRYGDTPLGMVESALEFLRIAESHSFRQIVLSMKSSNPKVMIQAYRLLVARMQEEDMHYPLHLGVTEAGDGEDGRIKGAIGIGSLLADGLGDTLRVSLTEDSIYEIPVAQALAAKAHALWRRDEMTADKYQVSSNKYQVTDGGTNAPPVNPIGADGSGGTGVPPVDGAPRRPSSDDQDHIDPFHYTRRDIAPLTLASAAEISIAQPPRVIVRAPAAAALPETLEKLSSPLLADTPAEAVIVPLAGRGDAGLLAARIVSVNKIQSPPAFILDLSPTLAAGALHSALGLLPPDAPILLLRTFTAADATALRDFAALAQSRRFPLVIATTARDLGALAPALLALPDAAALIFTLADTAAESRATHPVGGYRQLAESLRGLAPHTASRAPLWIRNTPSSALASASTPHGGHVASLGTEIRNPHSSDFLSRLLDASILTGSLLCDGLGDLVSVETDADPVRATRLAYNILQGAGSRISKTEFVACPSCGRTLFDLQTTTQRIRAQTGHLKGVKLAIMGCIVNGPGEMADADFGYVGGAPGKINLYVGKTCVQYNIPQAEADARLIALIKQHGKWLDPAP, via the coding sequence ATGTCCTACTGTGTCTCACGTTTCCAATCCATCCGCCGCCGCACGATCGAAGTGAATGCCGGCGGCGTCGGCATCGGCGGCGGAAACCCGGTCCGCGTGCAGTCTATGACCACCACCGACACGCAGGACATCGCCGCGACCGTGCGCCAGTGCATCGCGCTGGCCGAGGTCGGCTGCGAGATCATCCGTATCACCGCGCCGAATACACCCGCCGCGCGCTGCCTGCGCGACATCCGCCGGGAATTCGACGCCGCCGGCTTCGCCCGCATCCCGCTCGTCGCCGACATCCACTTCCTCCCCGCCGCGGCGATGGAGGCGGTCGAGCACGTCGAGAAAGTCCGCGTGAATCCCGGCAACTACGCGGACAAGAAAAAATTCGCCCACAAGGACTACACCGACGCCGATTACGACCTTGAACTCCAGCGCCTGCACGAGGCGTTCACCCCGCTCGTCCTGCGCGCCAAGGCGCTCGGGCGCTCCCTTCGCATCGGCACCAACCACGGCTCGCTCTCCGACCGCATCATGAACCGCTACGGCGACACGCCTCTCGGCATGGTGGAGAGCGCGCTGGAATTTCTCCGCATCGCCGAAAGCCACTCCTTCAGGCAGATCGTCCTCTCAATGAAATCCTCCAACCCGAAGGTGATGATCCAGGCCTACCGCCTGCTCGTCGCCCGCATGCAGGAGGAGGACATGCACTATCCGCTGCACCTCGGCGTGACCGAGGCCGGCGACGGCGAGGACGGCCGCATCAAGGGCGCCATCGGCATCGGCAGCCTGCTCGCCGACGGCCTCGGCGACACCCTCCGCGTTTCCCTCACCGAGGACAGCATCTATGAAATTCCCGTCGCCCAGGCGCTCGCCGCCAAGGCGCACGCGTTGTGGCGGCGGGATGAAATGACTGCGGACAAGTATCAAGTATCAAGTAACAAGTATCAAGTGACGGATGGAGGCACGAATGCCCCGCCCGTGAATCCAATTGGCGCGGATGGTTCGGGTGGCACGGGCGTCCCGCCCGTGGACGGCGCCCCGCGCCGCCCAAGCAGCGATGACCAGGACCATATCGATCCGTTTCATTATACCCGCCGCGACATCGCCCCGCTCACCCTCGCCTCCGCCGCCGAAATTTCCATCGCACAGCCGCCCCGCGTCATCGTGCGGGCGCCCGCCGCCGCTGCGCTCCCCGAAACGCTGGAAAAACTTTCGTCCCCGCTTCTCGCCGACACGCCGGCCGAAGCCGTGATCGTCCCTCTCGCCGGGCGCGGCGATGCCGGCCTCCTCGCCGCCCGGATTGTATCCGTAAATAAAATACAATCGCCGCCCGCCTTCATCCTCGACCTGTCCCCTACCCTCGCCGCCGGCGCACTCCATTCCGCCCTCGGCCTCCTGCCTCCGGACGCGCCCATCCTCCTGCTCCGAACCTTCACCGCCGCCGACGCCACCGCGCTTCGCGACTTTGCCGCGCTCGCGCAGTCCCGCCGCTTTCCCCTCGTCATCGCCACCACCGCGCGGGATCTCGGCGCGCTCGCCCCCGCGCTGCTCGCCCTGCCTGACGCCGCCGCGCTCATCTTCACCCTCGCTGACACCGCCGCCGAATCCCGCGCGACCCATCCTGTCGGCGGCTACCGCCAGCTCGCCGAATCTCTCCGCGGTCTCGCGCCCCATACCGCGTCCCGAGCCCCGCTCTGGATTCGCAACACGCCCTCATCCGCGCTCGCTTCCGCCTCCACTCCGCATGGCGGGCATGTCGCTTCGCTCGGAACCGAAATCCGAAATCCGCATTCCTCCGATTTTCTCTCCCGTCTGCTCGACGCCTCCATTCTGACCGGCTCGCTGCTCTGCGACGGACTTGGCGACCTTGTCAGCGTGGAAACGGACGCCGATCCCGTCCGCGCCACGCGTCTCGCCTACAACATCCTCCAAGGCGCGGGTTCGCGCATCTCGAAAACCGAGTTTGTCGCCTGCCCCTCCTGCGGGCGCACCCTCTTCGACTTGCAGACGACCACCCAGCGCATCCGTGCGCAGACCGGCCATCTCAAAGGCGTGAAACTCGCCATCATGGGCTGCATCGTAAACGGTCCCGGCGAGATGGCCGACGCCGATTTCGGCTATGTCGGCGGCGCTCCCGGAAAAATCAACCTCTACGTCGGCAAAACCTGCGTCCAATACAACATCCCCCAAGCCGAAGCCGACGCCCGCCTCATCGCTCTCATCAAACAACACGGCAAGTGGCTCGATCCCGCCCCCTGA
- a CDS encoding Maf family protein, whose translation MKSFAGKNSPPALRLILASASPRRKQLLGELGLPFDIVVADVTEHEEPTTDPRVMVAHNSALKADWVAARHPDAFVLGADTTVFIDNTVLNKPAGLDEARAMLKRLAGRTHTVFTGVALRRATSGLRIDEGVSSEVEFKPFDDKAIDAYFRIVNPLDKAGAYGIQEGRELIIAGWRGSFSNIMGLPMEATKQILTRCGLLR comes from the coding sequence GTGAAATCTTTTGCTGGAAAAAACTCTCCGCCCGCTCTGCGTCTCATCCTTGCGTCTGCGTCGCCGCGCCGGAAACAACTCCTCGGCGAACTCGGCCTGCCCTTCGACATCGTGGTGGCCGACGTGACCGAGCACGAGGAGCCGACCACCGATCCCCGCGTGATGGTCGCGCACAATTCCGCCCTCAAGGCCGACTGGGTCGCGGCGCGGCATCCGGATGCGTTTGTGCTCGGCGCGGACACGACGGTGTTTATCGACAACACCGTGCTCAACAAACCCGCCGGCCTCGACGAGGCGCGCGCCATGCTCAAGCGCCTCGCCGGACGCACCCACACGGTGTTTACCGGCGTCGCACTGCGCCGCGCGACGTCCGGCCTGCGCATCGACGAGGGCGTGAGCAGCGAGGTGGAGTTCAAGCCCTTTGACGACAAGGCGATCGACGCCTACTTCCGCATCGTCAATCCGCTCGACAAGGCCGGCGCCTACGGAATCCAGGAAGGGCGCGAACTCATCATCGCGGGCTGGCGCGGCTCGTTTTCAAATATCATGGGCCTGCCGATGGAGGCGACGAAACAAATTTTGACTCGGTGCGGTCTGTTGCGCTGA